A single Kitasatospora kifunensis DNA region contains:
- a CDS encoding vitamin K epoxide reductase family protein — translation MTATHLTAVPSSRRLSVPVSTSRAFARLLLVTGGFGLAAATALTLEKIRLLENPAYVPTCNINPIVSCGSVMRTAQASVFGFPNSLIGIGAFAVVVTIGAVAATGAGLPRWFWSGLQSGTLFGIGFVVWLMNQSIYHIGALCPYCMVVWAAMIPLFWYITLHNVKHKVIPLPTRWRSATELVLRHHWIAPAACYAAIMLLILSRFWYFWRTLL, via the coding sequence ATGACCGCCACACACCTCACGGCTGTCCCCAGCAGCCGACGCCTCAGCGTCCCCGTCAGCACCAGCCGTGCGTTCGCTCGTCTCCTGCTCGTCACCGGCGGGTTCGGACTCGCCGCCGCCACGGCGCTCACACTGGAAAAGATCCGGCTGCTGGAGAACCCGGCATACGTCCCCACCTGCAACATCAACCCGATCGTCAGCTGCGGCTCCGTCATGCGCACTGCGCAGGCTTCGGTCTTCGGCTTCCCCAACTCCCTCATCGGAATAGGAGCGTTCGCCGTCGTCGTGACCATCGGCGCCGTAGCAGCTACCGGTGCCGGCCTCCCGCGATGGTTCTGGTCGGGCCTTCAGAGCGGCACCCTGTTCGGCATCGGCTTCGTCGTGTGGCTGATGAACCAGAGCATCTACCACATCGGCGCGCTCTGCCCCTACTGCATGGTCGTATGGGCAGCGATGATTCCCCTGTTCTGGTACATCACCCTCCACAACGTCAAGCACAAGGTGATTCCACTACCCACTCGCTGGCGCAGCGCCACCGAACTGGTGCTGCGCCACCACTGGATCGCACCCGCCGCGTGCTACGCAGCCATCATGCTTCTGATCCTCAGCCGCTTCTGGTACTTCTGGCGCACTCTCCTGTGA
- a CDS encoding IS110 family transposase, with the protein MLFIGDDWAEDHHDVEVQDGTGQRLAISRLPEGVEGIAKLHALIGRHGGGDLEAGQVVVGIETDRGPWVQALIAAGYRVYAVNPKQAARFKERYGTSGAKSDRGDAHALADMVRIDRDQLRPIAGDSDQAQAVRVVARAHQTLIWERTRTFQRLRSTLREYFPGALTAYAGLELTSTDAMELLIKAPTPEEAVKLTKPQITAVLARHRRRNRDQRAVAIQAALREPQLGLPTPVTVAYGAAVVAHARLLIALNEQIQALEEQVSAHFLAHPDAEIYLSMPGIGEITGARVLAEFGDDPSRYTSAKARKNYAGTSPVTRASGKQHTVQARYVRNDRLADALHKQAFSALNTSPGARRYYDKQRARDAGYNPALRQLGNRLVGILHGCLKTRTLYDEATAWSHHATLAAAA; encoded by the coding sequence GTGCTGTTCATCGGCGACGACTGGGCCGAAGATCACCATGATGTCGAGGTGCAGGACGGGACGGGCCAAAGGCTCGCAATCTCCCGGCTGCCAGAGGGCGTTGAAGGTATAGCGAAGCTGCATGCCCTCATCGGACGGCACGGCGGCGGGGACCTGGAAGCCGGACAGGTGGTTGTCGGGATCGAGACGGACCGCGGTCCGTGGGTGCAGGCGCTGATCGCTGCCGGCTACCGGGTCTATGCGGTGAATCCGAAGCAGGCCGCCCGGTTCAAGGAGCGGTACGGCACCTCCGGGGCGAAGAGCGACCGGGGCGACGCACACGCGCTGGCGGACATGGTCCGTATCGACCGCGACCAGCTGCGGCCGATCGCCGGGGACAGCGACCAGGCCCAGGCTGTGCGGGTCGTTGCCCGCGCTCACCAGACGCTGATCTGGGAGCGCACCCGCACCTTCCAGAGGCTGCGGAGCACGCTGCGCGAGTACTTCCCCGGCGCGCTGACTGCCTACGCCGGCTTGGAACTGACCAGCACCGACGCGATGGAACTGCTGATCAAGGCCCCCACGCCCGAAGAGGCGGTCAAGCTGACGAAGCCGCAGATCACCGCGGTCCTGGCCAGACACCGCCGCCGCAACCGGGACCAGCGGGCCGTCGCGATCCAGGCCGCGCTGCGCGAGCCCCAGCTCGGGCTTCCCACGCCTGTGACCGTCGCCTACGGCGCGGCGGTGGTCGCGCACGCGAGGCTGCTGATCGCGCTGAACGAGCAGATACAGGCGCTGGAAGAGCAGGTGAGCGCGCATTTTCTCGCGCACCCGGACGCTGAGATCTACCTGTCGATGCCCGGCATCGGCGAGATCACCGGCGCCCGGGTGCTGGCCGAGTTCGGCGACGACCCCAGCCGCTACACCTCCGCCAAGGCCCGCAAGAACTACGCCGGCACAAGCCCCGTCACCCGCGCCTCCGGCAAGCAGCACACCGTCCAGGCCCGCTACGTGCGCAACGACCGGCTCGCCGACGCCCTCCACAAGCAAGCCTTCTCCGCCCTCAACACCTCGCCCGGCGCACGCCGCTACTACGACAAGCAGCGCGCCCGAGACGCCGGCTACAACCCCGCCCTCCGGCAGCTCGGCAACCGTCTCGTCGGCATTCTCCACGGTTGCCTCAAGACCCGCACGCTCTACGATGAGGCCACCGCGTGGTCACACCACGCAACCCTCGCCGCTGCCGCTTGA
- a CDS encoding IPT/TIG domain-containing protein: MTGNGFTGATAVDFGTTPAASYTVNNDGSITATAPPGTGTVDVTVTTPAGTSATGPADQYAYTPDATRLDAEAALFSLAPGDLDVTLDLKATLSDVVTHQPTAGQSITFTVDRHTVCTATTDTHGAAECHGLAALVDVLLDGHYTATFTGTPALAGTTATAPLSQL, translated from the coding sequence ATCACCGGCAACGGCTTCACCGGCGCCACCGCCGTCGACTTCGGCACCACCCCCGCCGCCTCGTACACGGTCAACAACGACGGCTCCATCACCGCAACCGCCCCGCCCGGAACCGGGACTGTGGATGTCACCGTCACCACACCCGCGGGCACCAGCGCCACCGGCCCTGCCGACCAGTACGCCTACACCCCCGACGCCACCCGCCTCGACGCCGAAGCCGCCCTGTTCTCCCTCGCCCCCGGCGACCTCGATGTCACCCTCGACCTGAAAGCCACCCTCAGCGACGTCGTCACCCACCAGCCGACCGCTGGTCAGAGCATCACCTTCACCGTCGACCGCCACACCGTGTGCACTGCTACCACCGACACCCACGGCGCCGCCGAATGCCATGGCCTCGCCGCGCTCGTCGACGTTCTCCTCGACGGCCACTACACCGCGACCTTCACCGGAACCCCGGCCCTCGCCGGCACCACCGCCACCGCGCCCCTCAGCCAACTCTGA
- a CDS encoding glycosyltransferase family 2 protein — protein sequence MLTLSSLIGFVFVLYSQLDTARHSLWIWLFSPVLLLSMVGFVIGVRLEAFTPSFDLKQHRRLVRTWVPSVHPSVDVFLPVCGEPIEVLHNTWIHVRALADSYRGPVTPIVLDDSDTPELAAMAADFGFRYLVRPNRGWFKKAGNLRHGFENSSSDHILILDADFAPRADLLDELLPYMDDDPRTAIVQSPQYFRVLDQQNWIERGAGAVQELFYRSVQVSRQRSDGSICVGSCAVYRRAALAEIGGTSLIEHSEDMHTGFDLRARGWDLRYVPLALSTGVCPDSIGAYYNQQYRWCMASMSMLGSLQDFWRVKMRFASRLCYMSGFVYYIETALLTFTGPGIALVLLLFFPDQLRATTMWYVLPSVLYLTVVYPLWHRNPYRLEAWATRVMYGWAHVFAIWDLLRRRPMGWQPSGSGNAKNNKTRRFWIGMWAWSLPTAVLWIGAALWRMDTAVPQDFTLMLASGVFYAVAVCRVLVTPRTDPEPPSGLSAELPGRTTAVTG from the coding sequence GTGCTGACCCTCTCCTCCCTGATCGGCTTCGTCTTCGTCCTCTACAGCCAACTGGACACCGCCCGGCACAGCCTGTGGATCTGGCTGTTCTCGCCGGTGCTGCTGCTCTCGATGGTGGGTTTCGTGATCGGCGTCCGGCTGGAGGCCTTCACGCCGAGCTTCGACCTCAAGCAGCACCGCCGGCTGGTCCGCACCTGGGTGCCGTCGGTCCACCCCTCGGTGGACGTCTTCCTGCCCGTCTGCGGCGAGCCCATCGAGGTGCTGCACAACACCTGGATACATGTGCGGGCCCTGGCCGACTCCTACCGGGGCCCGGTCACCCCGATCGTGCTGGACGACTCCGACACCCCCGAACTGGCCGCCATGGCAGCCGACTTCGGCTTCCGCTACCTGGTCCGCCCGAACCGGGGCTGGTTCAAGAAGGCCGGCAACCTGCGGCACGGCTTCGAGAACTCCAGCAGCGACCACATCCTCATCCTGGACGCCGACTTCGCGCCGCGCGCGGACCTGCTCGACGAGCTGCTGCCGTACATGGACGACGACCCGCGCACCGCGATCGTCCAGTCACCGCAGTACTTCCGGGTACTCGACCAGCAGAACTGGATCGAGCGCGGCGCGGGCGCCGTCCAGGAACTCTTCTACCGCTCGGTACAGGTCTCCCGGCAGCGCAGTGACGGCTCGATCTGCGTCGGCTCCTGCGCCGTCTACCGGCGCGCCGCGCTGGCCGAGATCGGCGGCACCAGCCTGATCGAGCACTCCGAGGACATGCACACCGGCTTCGACCTGCGGGCCCGCGGCTGGGACCTGCGCTACGTCCCGCTGGCGCTGTCCACCGGCGTCTGCCCGGACAGCATCGGCGCCTACTACAACCAGCAGTACCGCTGGTGCATGGCGTCGATGAGCATGCTCGGCAGCCTCCAGGACTTCTGGCGGGTCAAGATGCGCTTCGCCAGCCGGCTCTGCTACATGTCCGGCTTCGTCTACTACATCGAGACCGCGCTGCTCACCTTCACCGGGCCGGGCATCGCGCTGGTGCTGCTGCTGTTCTTCCCCGACCAGCTGCGCGCCACCACCATGTGGTACGTACTGCCCAGCGTGCTGTACCTGACCGTGGTCTATCCGCTGTGGCACCGCAACCCCTACCGCCTGGAGGCCTGGGCGACCCGGGTGATGTACGGCTGGGCCCACGTCTTCGCGATCTGGGACCTGCTGCGCCGCCGCCCGATGGGCTGGCAACCCAGCGGCTCGGGCAACGCGAAGAACAACAAGACCCGCCGGTTCTGGATCGGCATGTGGGCCTGGAGCCTGCCTACCGCCGTGCTGTGGATCGGCGCGGCGCTGTGGCGCATGGACACCGCGGTCCCGCAGGACTTCACCCTGATGCTGGCCTCGGGCGTCTTCTACGCCGTCGCCGTCTGCCGGGTGCTGGTCACACCCCGCACCGACCCCGAGCCGCCGAGCGGCCTCAGCGCCGAACTCCCCGGCCGGACCACGGCGGTGACCGGATGA
- a CDS encoding glycoside hydrolase family 26 protein — protein MSASISRRAALLAAALGGLGPAGCAGPTAPIGAGGQGARPGSGPGSASAAPNVPYDVTKLLKPKHKYLGATFEGVPQTLAPVDAWTQLAGKAPNLLVYYLGWGDEFQPDQTLAVWRHGMLPYVAWEPFDKTLQQIAGGGEDDYIQRTAAAIRDLNIPVAISFGHEMNGHWYPWGTRQNTPADFVEAWHHLHDRFQDAGVSNVIWVWSPNVINPVPTVQLQPYYPGDGYVDWLGVIGYYATTGPHTFDTLFGPTLDELRAFTTKPVLLSETASESTPRKPADIADLFAGVAARDDVLGFVWFNLNKETDWRIDSSPQSLAAFRNAAADPRFGFDAEHPDA, from the coding sequence ATGAGCGCATCGATCAGCCGACGCGCCGCGCTGCTCGCCGCCGCGCTGGGCGGGCTGGGGCCGGCCGGCTGCGCCGGTCCTACCGCACCGATCGGAGCGGGCGGCCAGGGCGCCCGGCCCGGGTCGGGCCCGGGCTCCGCCTCGGCCGCGCCGAACGTGCCGTACGACGTCACCAAGCTGCTGAAGCCGAAGCACAAGTACCTCGGGGCCACCTTCGAGGGGGTGCCGCAGACGCTGGCACCGGTCGACGCCTGGACCCAGCTCGCCGGCAAGGCACCCAACCTGCTGGTCTACTACCTGGGTTGGGGCGACGAGTTCCAGCCCGACCAGACCCTGGCGGTCTGGCGGCACGGCATGCTGCCGTACGTCGCGTGGGAGCCGTTCGACAAGACCCTCCAACAGATCGCGGGCGGCGGCGAGGACGACTACATCCAGCGCACCGCAGCGGCCATCCGCGACCTCAACATACCGGTGGCGATCAGCTTCGGGCACGAGATGAACGGCCACTGGTACCCATGGGGTACCAGGCAGAACACCCCCGCCGACTTCGTCGAGGCCTGGCACCACCTCCACGACCGCTTCCAGGACGCGGGCGTCTCCAACGTCATCTGGGTATGGAGCCCGAACGTGATCAACCCGGTGCCCACCGTGCAACTGCAGCCGTACTACCCGGGGGACGGCTATGTGGACTGGCTCGGCGTGATCGGCTACTACGCCACCACCGGGCCGCACACCTTCGACACCCTGTTCGGACCGACCCTGGACGAGCTGCGCGCCTTCACCACCAAGCCGGTACTGCTCTCCGAGACGGCCTCCGAGTCCACCCCGCGCAAGCCCGCCGACATCGCCGACCTGTTCGCCGGCGTCGCGGCGCGCGACGACGTCCTGGGCTTCGTCTGGTTCAACCTCAACAAGGAGACGGACTGGCGGATCGACAGCAGTCCGCAGTCCCTGGCCGCCTTCCGGAACGCAGCGGCTGATCCGCGCTTCGGCTTCGACGCGGAGCACCCCGATGCCTGA
- a CDS encoding ArnT family glycosyltransferase yields MPEQSTTERPENADSWFASARPSTPQPSASQPTVPGATWKAGFDTDATLKLSVLPRSARRRAADPPTDPPIEPRPLEHRPERQAERTMQLRVLPAPAPEADPGYAFAEPVRLGWTLPHVPDAAWAAGASSRRTWISRGLLAGLLVVQSVLSLRLTNTAFEDEALYIYAGHAMIAHLFHGVPDYGGFGSYFSGAPTLYPVLAAAVDSLLGLTGVRVMSLLFMLGSTALLYSFSRRLFSERAGLCGAVLFSFAQSTLFLGYFATYDACAVFLLALSAWTVVRIGHGHWALSLLPAAVAALAVGVKYACALYLPTLALLLALVAYQRYGVPRALLRTAVFTAGVVGLLGGALYATDYLQAIQSTTTARALGTDSAWTIIQDSTQWGGLLFALAVLGTVLYTRLAKLSEMPGWRQAVPGTRWRLALGTLLTGTALLAPAYQIHLQTTTSLQKHVGFGLLFAAPMAGVGMTRLMGAHFKFPQAAIAIGSIALTLGMSQSAYNYGIWPNTTYLIQELSTKVQPGQRWLGEPHEGPVYYLTARHLTDYTRWTSIFYIDYAGRPGQQLTGIPGYVAALQDGYFDGVVLDWSDNPGPVESAIRDQLRSGGRYRLDGALPYRTSAGQGHFEVWLRSPQQ; encoded by the coding sequence ATGCCTGAGCAGAGCACCACCGAGCGGCCCGAGAACGCGGACTCCTGGTTCGCGTCGGCCCGGCCGAGCACCCCACAACCGAGCGCCTCGCAGCCGACGGTCCCCGGGGCGACCTGGAAGGCCGGCTTCGACACCGACGCCACGCTCAAGCTGTCCGTCCTGCCGCGATCGGCGCGGCGCCGCGCGGCCGACCCGCCCACCGACCCGCCGATCGAGCCGCGGCCACTGGAGCACCGGCCGGAGCGCCAGGCCGAACGCACCATGCAGCTAAGGGTGTTGCCGGCCCCGGCTCCCGAGGCCGACCCCGGCTACGCCTTCGCCGAACCGGTCCGCCTCGGCTGGACGCTGCCGCACGTCCCGGACGCCGCCTGGGCGGCCGGCGCCAGCTCCCGGCGCACCTGGATCAGCCGCGGCCTGCTCGCCGGGCTCCTGGTGGTGCAGTCGGTGCTCTCGCTGCGCCTGACCAACACCGCCTTCGAGGACGAGGCGCTGTACATCTACGCCGGTCACGCGATGATCGCGCACCTCTTCCACGGCGTCCCGGACTACGGCGGTTTCGGCTCGTACTTCTCCGGTGCACCCACCCTCTACCCGGTGCTGGCGGCGGCGGTCGACTCGCTCCTCGGCCTGACCGGCGTGCGGGTGATGAGCCTGCTCTTCATGCTCGGCAGCACCGCACTGCTGTACTCCTTCTCCCGCCGGCTCTTCAGCGAACGCGCCGGGCTCTGCGGCGCGGTGCTCTTCTCCTTCGCGCAGTCCACCCTGTTCCTCGGCTACTTCGCGACCTACGACGCGTGCGCCGTCTTCCTGCTCGCGCTGTCGGCCTGGACCGTGGTCCGGATCGGGCACGGCCACTGGGCGCTGTCGCTGCTCCCCGCTGCGGTGGCCGCGCTGGCGGTCGGGGTGAAGTACGCCTGCGCGCTCTACCTGCCCACCCTGGCCCTGCTCCTGGCGCTGGTCGCCTACCAGCGATACGGCGTGCCACGGGCGCTGCTGCGCACGGCCGTCTTCACCGCCGGCGTGGTCGGGCTGCTCGGTGGCGCGCTGTACGCCACCGACTACCTCCAGGCGATCCAGAGCACCACCACCGCCCGTGCCCTCGGCACCGACTCCGCCTGGACGATCATCCAGGACAGCACCCAGTGGGGCGGCCTGCTCTTCGCACTCGCCGTCCTGGGCACCGTGCTGTACACCCGGCTGGCCAAGCTCAGCGAGATGCCGGGCTGGCGGCAGGCCGTCCCCGGCACCCGCTGGCGGCTGGCGCTTGGCACCCTGCTCACCGGGACCGCCCTGCTCGCCCCCGCCTACCAGATCCACCTCCAGACCACCACCTCGCTACAGAAGCACGTCGGCTTCGGGCTGCTCTTCGCGGCGCCGATGGCCGGGGTCGGGATGACCCGGTTGATGGGCGCGCACTTCAAGTTCCCGCAGGCGGCGATAGCGATCGGGTCGATCGCGCTGACCCTGGGCATGTCGCAGTCCGCGTACAACTACGGGATCTGGCCGAACACCACCTACCTGATCCAGGAGCTGTCCACCAAGGTGCAGCCCGGGCAGCGCTGGCTCGGCGAGCCGCACGAGGGACCGGTCTACTACCTGACGGCACGTCACCTGACGGACTACACGCGCTGGACCTCGATCTTCTACATCGACTACGCCGGCCGTCCCGGTCAGCAGCTGACCGGGATCCCCGGCTACGTGGCCGCGCTCCAGGACGGCTACTTCGACGGCGTGGTGCTCGACTGGTCGGACAACCCCGGCCCGGTGGAGAGCGCCATCCGCGACCAGCTGCGATCGGGCGGCCGGTACCGCCTGGACGGTGCCCTGCCCTACCGCACCTCGGCCGGCCAGGGCCACTTCGAGGTCTGGCTGCGATCACCACAACAATGA
- a CDS encoding helix-turn-helix transcriptional regulator yields MNALVRNYVGRETEVTELSRLAACAAAGRGRAAFIRGGPGLGKTALLELCASIAQRLGMQVLHGNTAELEGQLPFAAVSTCLGVTAFSADPRRMQVADVMRGAGRYGVPGSLGGKGEADFATVTAFLALVDDLCAQGPVALLIDDLQWADAASVLVLHRLVRSVHELPLWIVGTYRPGPCATDLHPLTQASGDQRSVSIELQHLDTQATSAITASLVSGAPGSSLSEMVDRAAGNPLYIKELVAALLADGAIEVHDGIADLNPGTPVPSLTSVITHRLRFLSDEVLQALRVAAVLGSRCTATDLAAVLDMRTHDLLPLLQAAHTAGVLLDSGGRLLFRHDLIRHVLYDAIPGSARALLHLRAAQALATTDAPLEHIANHLLHSPPRGGDFLVSWLLQAAGRLTTRAPELTLTLLDQALDLVEAGDMRYASLQLHRAVALLSSGQLAEAEESARLTVARTTDPILTSSARWIIVHASFARGRPDRAFTETGHARSSPVVSSAESIRFHAFGSLCLLAMGDVAQATRVAAEAQHEAERHGDAGALAHSLCTLALSRFRNTPNIESTALLLQACQLAPATLHPAESLGLQLGLANCYIDLDCVDDARGTAAAIGPVAERTGGVYLPWYYLTCALLDFNTGNWDDALAQIEAGLEASEAFGMSRALRALGSLIALHRGQRHYSDLVSANATRDRGTLAWFYEYLSLWASALMDEVQGNPRRAFTRLSSAFDNGVGHLPPHTALGSLGPNLVRLALDQGHRSYAWHVSSVIEARAEPIGGPHQHGDAYRCQGLITHDPDLLVEAARVYQTAHRPLWEGHCYADAAEQLATDGRLADARAMLNRALDIYVRLGAQWDATQAAARLRVVGVRRGPLGPRREARSGWDSVTATEHIVAQHVAEGCSNPEIGGRMRISPRTVGSHVSSLLRKLGLTSRVELATEVIRRQREL; encoded by the coding sequence ATGAACGCACTTGTCCGCAATTACGTGGGACGTGAAACCGAGGTGACAGAACTGTCCCGGCTGGCGGCCTGCGCGGCGGCTGGGCGGGGACGTGCAGCTTTCATCCGCGGTGGACCTGGGCTCGGCAAGACCGCGCTGTTGGAACTGTGCGCCTCGATAGCACAGCGCCTGGGAATGCAGGTCCTGCACGGGAACACGGCAGAGTTGGAGGGACAGTTGCCGTTCGCGGCGGTGTCGACCTGCCTTGGCGTGACCGCTTTCTCCGCCGATCCCCGCCGGATGCAAGTTGCTGACGTCATGCGAGGCGCGGGCCGTTACGGGGTGCCCGGGTCGCTCGGCGGGAAAGGTGAGGCAGACTTCGCGACTGTGACAGCGTTTCTCGCCCTCGTCGACGACTTGTGTGCGCAGGGACCGGTCGCACTTCTCATTGACGACCTTCAGTGGGCGGACGCGGCGAGTGTGCTGGTGCTGCACCGGCTGGTGCGATCGGTGCACGAGCTTCCGCTCTGGATAGTCGGCACATACCGCCCAGGGCCCTGCGCCACCGACCTTCATCCGCTGACCCAGGCCAGCGGCGATCAACGCAGCGTCAGCATCGAATTGCAGCACTTGGACACGCAGGCCACGTCCGCGATCACAGCCAGCCTGGTGAGCGGCGCACCAGGCTCCTCGCTGTCGGAGATGGTCGACCGGGCTGCGGGAAACCCTCTGTATATCAAGGAGTTGGTAGCCGCCCTTCTCGCCGACGGCGCGATCGAGGTCCACGACGGCATTGCGGACCTCAACCCGGGAACACCCGTTCCGTCACTCACCTCGGTCATCACGCACCGATTGCGCTTTCTGTCCGACGAAGTGTTGCAAGCCTTGCGCGTCGCGGCAGTTCTTGGATCCCGCTGTACGGCCACTGACCTCGCAGCGGTGCTGGACATGCGCACGCACGATCTACTGCCCCTCCTCCAGGCAGCGCACACCGCCGGAGTTCTCCTGGATTCCGGGGGCCGGCTGCTCTTCCGCCACGACCTCATCCGTCACGTCCTCTACGACGCGATACCCGGCTCCGCGCGTGCCCTGCTACACCTCAGGGCAGCCCAAGCGTTGGCAACGACCGACGCGCCACTCGAACACATCGCCAATCACCTACTTCACTCGCCGCCGAGGGGCGGAGACTTCCTGGTGTCCTGGCTTCTGCAAGCAGCAGGACGACTCACGACACGAGCCCCAGAGCTGACCCTGACACTGCTCGACCAGGCCTTGGACCTGGTCGAAGCCGGCGATATGCGGTACGCCTCCCTCCAGCTCCATCGCGCGGTGGCGCTGCTGTCATCCGGTCAGCTGGCCGAGGCCGAGGAAAGTGCCCGGCTCACTGTGGCCAGGACCACCGACCCGATCCTGACCAGCTCGGCGCGATGGATCATCGTGCACGCGAGCTTTGCCCGCGGTCGACCTGACCGCGCGTTCACCGAGACAGGCCACGCCCGCAGCAGCCCAGTCGTCTCCTCGGCTGAGTCAATCCGGTTTCACGCCTTCGGGTCGCTCTGCCTACTCGCCATGGGCGACGTGGCCCAAGCCACTCGGGTCGCAGCCGAGGCCCAGCACGAAGCGGAACGGCACGGTGACGCAGGTGCTCTAGCACACTCGCTGTGCACTTTGGCCCTCAGCCGTTTCCGGAACACTCCCAACATCGAGTCGACGGCACTGCTGCTGCAGGCCTGCCAACTGGCCCCCGCGACCCTGCACCCTGCGGAGTCGTTGGGCCTGCAGCTCGGTCTGGCCAACTGCTACATCGACCTGGACTGCGTGGATGACGCGCGGGGCACTGCCGCGGCAATCGGCCCCGTGGCGGAACGAACAGGAGGGGTATACCTACCGTGGTACTACCTCACCTGTGCCTTGCTCGACTTCAACACAGGAAATTGGGACGACGCCCTCGCCCAAATCGAGGCCGGCCTCGAGGCGAGCGAGGCATTCGGCATGTCCCGAGCGCTGCGGGCCCTGGGGAGCTTGATCGCGCTGCACCGCGGTCAACGGCACTACTCCGACCTCGTTTCAGCCAATGCGACACGGGATCGCGGAACACTCGCCTGGTTCTACGAATACCTGTCGCTTTGGGCCAGCGCACTCATGGACGAGGTACAGGGCAACCCCAGACGAGCCTTCACACGCCTGTCCAGCGCATTCGACAATGGAGTCGGCCACCTGCCCCCGCACACCGCCCTGGGTTCCCTTGGACCGAACCTGGTGCGCCTGGCCCTCGACCAGGGCCACAGGTCCTACGCGTGGCACGTCAGCTCGGTCATCGAAGCCAGAGCAGAACCCATTGGCGGGCCTCACCAGCATGGAGACGCCTATCGATGCCAGGGGCTGATCACACACGACCCCGACCTGCTCGTGGAAGCCGCCCGTGTGTATCAGACCGCGCACCGACCTCTGTGGGAGGGGCATTGCTACGCCGACGCGGCTGAACAACTGGCTACTGATGGCCGTCTCGCAGACGCCCGCGCCATGCTCAACCGGGCCCTGGACATCTACGTGCGCCTGGGCGCCCAATGGGACGCCACCCAGGCGGCCGCCCGGCTGCGGGTCGTAGGAGTGCGCCGGGGCCCCCTCGGACCGCGCCGAGAGGCCCGCAGCGGCTGGGACTCGGTCACCGCCACCGAGCACATCGTCGCTCAACACGTCGCCGAAGGCTGCTCGAACCCCGAAATCGGCGGTCGCATGCGGATCTCACCACGAACGGTAGGCAGCCACGTATCCAGCCTCCTGAGGAAGCTGGGGCTGACCTCGCGCGTCGAGCTCGCCACGGAAGTCATCCGCCGGCAGCGCGAGCTCTGA
- a CDS encoding PadR family transcriptional regulator: protein MVPGGTYKAMSQLRRGVVEYCVLALLWDDRRYGVEILRELGKVDAMVTSEGTIYPLLSRLHRDALVEAAWQESAGGPPRKYYELTPAGRQALEEFSAAWPEFNDAVLHFLNKNKTR from the coding sequence ATGGTACCCGGCGGAACATACAAGGCGATGAGCCAACTACGACGCGGAGTCGTCGAGTACTGCGTGCTCGCACTCCTCTGGGACGACCGGCGTTACGGCGTGGAGATCCTCCGCGAGCTGGGAAAGGTAGACGCGATGGTCACCAGCGAGGGGACCATCTACCCGCTCCTGTCCAGGCTGCACCGCGACGCCCTGGTCGAGGCCGCCTGGCAGGAGTCGGCCGGCGGACCGCCACGCAAGTACTACGAACTGACTCCCGCCGGGAGACAGGCACTCGAGGAGTTCAGCGCCGCATGGCCCGAATTCAACGACGCTGTCCTGCACTTCCTCAACAAGAACAAGACGCGCTGA
- a CDS encoding archaeosortase/exosortase family protein, with protein MIDIAGGPSAARPATRPRPGALRICVAGAMVCAVLVAVIQQAWYRGVEAAVAGRTAHDLFGCGVSVVRSAQTFFFEFHADRFSYLGLDVSLGCSSLLLIVPVVGVTAVLVVVSRISLLRLTVALAATVAVVVAVNMLRLLAIVYFVNAWGLEAGFGWSHTFLGSLLALAGISSAAFLYCRLVYGAGARS; from the coding sequence GTGATCGACATTGCCGGTGGTCCCAGTGCTGCTCGGCCCGCGACGCGCCCTCGCCCGGGTGCGCTGCGGATCTGCGTGGCCGGCGCGATGGTGTGCGCGGTGCTCGTGGCGGTGATCCAGCAGGCCTGGTACCGCGGCGTCGAAGCCGCGGTGGCGGGAAGGACCGCGCATGATCTGTTCGGCTGCGGTGTCTCCGTGGTCCGCAGCGCGCAGACATTCTTCTTCGAGTTCCACGCCGACCGGTTCAGCTACCTGGGACTGGACGTGTCGCTGGGCTGCAGCAGCCTGCTGCTCATCGTGCCGGTCGTGGGGGTAACCGCCGTACTCGTCGTGGTCAGCCGGATCAGCCTGCTCCGACTGACCGTAGCGCTCGCCGCCACCGTGGCAGTCGTCGTGGCGGTCAACATGCTGCGCCTGCTGGCCATCGTGTATTTCGTGAATGCCTGGGGACTGGAGGCAGGCTTCGGCTGGTCCCACACATTCCTTGGTTCCCTGCTCGCCTTGGCCGGTATCTCATCAGCGGCGTTCCTGTACTGCCGCCTGGTGTACGGCGCCGGCGCCCGTTCGTGA